One Populus nigra chromosome 16, ddPopNigr1.1, whole genome shotgun sequence genomic window, CTAGTCAGAACCAGAAGAACAGATCAGCACTGAATAGATGAACAGACCTGTTCCTGCAACTCCAGAATCTGCCTTTCCTTGTCTTGAATATGTTCTTGAAGGTCGCGCAATTGCTGTATATGCTGTGCTCTTTCAGCTTCAGAATGATCACGCTCTCTTCTGCATAAAGGAATAGACCATCTAAATTAGTCCATCCAGACTTAAATAACCCAGCCTAACCTTAAAGACAAatggaaaaaaactaatacataGATAAACCTCAACATATTTAAAAACCGTCATCAGGACCTAAATGCATGATAGTTCTGTGATTTTTTCATGTGCACATCTTATAGAAACCTTGCATGAGATTAGAATGTTGTTGCTATCATCAAACTAAGGTTTAAAGGCATGAACCAGTGTCAAAACAATGAACACATGCCTGAATGTAGCTAGTTCTTTATTTTGTTCTCTGAGAAGATCCTCTTTAGCCCAGGCCTGCAAAAAAATGAGACAAGAGACAGCACATAATGCATGGCTTGCCACAAATACTTTGTTCAAAAGTACAGCACAGAGATGAACAAACCGCTTCATTATCTAATTTAATAGCATGCAGTTCCCTGTctttttcttccattctcctgtCCAAGTCATGTATGGTCTGTCCCCTTTCATGCAGTTGTTCCTGCACAACAAAGTAAGCTTGCATTTAAGATGGAAGTCGCAGAAATGAGAAATTGCCACTATGCATTGTGTCTAAAAACAGATATATGGGTTAAATTTAAGACATGCAACAACATTCATGGATCTGATCTTAAGGATTTCAGGTGATATCACTGTAATTGCAACACACACATAGCTTTCTTTCATGACACGAAATTGTACGTGATCAAATATACACAGTAGCAATTTTACAACTTCTATCACAACTAGCGTAAAAATTTTTAATGCAATTACAGATTATGACAATTTACATAGAGGGAGAAGAAAGCAGAGATCccacagataaaaaaaaattcccaaacCTGAAGCTTTGCGGCAGCATTTTCATGTTCTTGGATTTGAGCATGGAATCTGTTCTGCATTTCCATAATCTCAGACCTCGCAATCAATTGAGCTCTGAGCTCAGTCTCCAGCTGCTGCAACTCTTCTCTTTGTCTAGTAATGCTGTGAATTCGCTGCTGCAAAATGTCATCATCTAAACCCTCATCCACTGTGATCGAACAAAAGTCCACATCAGCAGGCCCTCTTCCATGCTGCACCTTGATAaacatcaaaccaagttaactttACGTGGTACTTTAACCAAATGTCCAGCCCAGAAATCACAATATTTACCTCATATATTGTTCTCTCATCTGATTGCCCCAGCTTTGACTGTTCCAAGTTCTGTGATCAACAACTCCCACACTTAGTGACCAAAAACATCTAAtacccatatttttttaagaaatactgAAAAATCTAATGCCCACATTGGTTGCCTAGTATATACTGAAAAAGTCGAGAAAAAAGTTGCTTTGATTTGCATTTAAATGTCCATATACAAACACAACACAGAACACATTTAAACGAAAACAGAAACGAATTATCAGCTTTGTTCAATCTCCCACCAAAGGAAACCGAGCATTACACAGCAACTTTTAACATATCATATCCCTAGATAAGTAAATTTTAACACACGCAAGCAAGAAATGAACCCTAATTCCCTGATTGGCACGTCAAAAAaacatgataagaaaaaaataccaCATCATTTCCATAAAACCCAACCAAataacaaaaacccaaaacataaaatcaattttttctctttttccctCACATTTTCCCATCAACCAAAAAAGCAATCACTCAATACCTcatctccaccaccaccattccGGTGCTGCTGCTCCGTAACCGCTCGCCACTCCTTCCTCGACAACGAACCACCTCGTGAGGCTGCCGCTACTCCGGCCGTCGCCTCCATTTACTCAACAAATCACTGATACCTCTCCAATTCGTGCACGTAACCCAACAatgaaaaaaccctaatttcaaaaaataattaaaaaaaaaacctagaattaCAAAATTTTGTAAAAGAGGAATTGAAATGAGagagaagaacaagaaatttCCTTGAGTGAAAAAACAAACTGAGGAGTGGTCTAAGTGAAAAAATTAGGATTtgggaattattttttttagggttttgagaGGGCTTGGAGTGTCAGTAGTGAACAAGTGATggggagagagaggggggggttGATGGGAAACGAGGGGCACTCCCGCCATTTATAGAACAGAAAGAGACGAAACGTTTTCGGGTTTCATTACCATTTGGTCTTTTTGGTCAGGTTGAGtcctttttgaagtttttttcgtGTGTTTGTTTGGTAAGAAAATGGGTTGTTAAGGTGAGAAAATGGgctgaaattaaattttaggtgAGAAAATGGGATGAATTGTTGTTTTAGTTATTCTAATCTTGATCTAAAAAAGGGTTAGTTTTGCTTCGTTTTGTAGTTTGGGATTTGTTTTAACATATAACAATTGTTTATTGATGATTGAAATTGTTgtcgtttttctttttcttttttattatcttttggTTTTTAGAAAAGCATTGGAGTGTCAATGGacttgtaattttaattataatttaaaaaaataaaaattgtgaaatttcaatttcaatttttgcttttaatttttttattatttattttttattaaagatataattttaaagttaGTGATGTATAATGGTTTCACCTCAAATGTAAAAATCCGatatactattttatatttattatagtgAATGTGTGTCTTGCATGTTATTTTttgtaagtattttttaatttaaaatatattaaaagaattttttatttttaattttttatttttatataaatacatcaaaatcataaagaaaatataaaaactcatcaatttattttttaaaataaaaaatattttaaaaacagaaaGCAATATTAAATCCCTCTTAAGGAATGTAATACAGATATTTATgggaaaacacaaaaatcaaataaacatataatcaaatcaaaacatatcTAACAGCcagaattattaaaatatataattaagataaaatatacaaaaataaatgatagaaTTTTAGGAAAAGAGTAGGGGTGGTGTGAACTATGACCACTAGTCAAAAGGTGGCGGCATGCAGGACCAAGGAGGCATGTGCTCATCGTCGCCCCTGAATGCAGATTGGGAGAAAGCCCAAGTGTTTATGATCACTAAAACCCTATTAAGCCCATTAAGTACTATTGTTCAGAGCAGCACATCAAACCCAGCCCAACAAATAAGCCCAAATCTATTTAtggttgattttattaaaaccaTATGATTGATACTTGGtatagttaataaaataaattgtattacATGTTACATGtgtgataattaattttaaataaaataattaataaaacgaaatattagagaataaaaaagttaaatgtgatggttgatatatatatatatttatatatatataaaaaaaaccatatgattGATGATTGGTGTAATATATTAGAGCACATTGATTcctttcaataatatattgttAACAACATACATGGTCGGTGGATCCGACTCTTCCTGCACGGtggcaatgctttgttttttttttttttccttggacaGCAAGCTTTCTTGGAGAAAATCAAGGTAGATGTTATTTTTGAGGATGTTTGGAAATGTggtattgattaatttttaaaatattttttaataaaaaatatattaaaataatatatttatttatttatttttttaattttatttttgacatagtacattaaaataatttaaaaatataaaaaattaattaaaaaaattaaattttgttcaaTCTCTATTTGAGCCACACTCCCAAATAGGGCTAATTTGATAACTTTGtgatttaaatgattttttaaagtattttttactcaaaaagataataaattaatatttttttaatatttttaatgatttgatgtactaatatagaaatataaaaatacatattactttatatatttttaattaaaaaatattttttaaaacatatcatGTACCGTATTAATTCCCAAACACACAAGTATAAGCAATGGTggcttggaagaaaaaaaacattaagctaATTAATTATACACAGTTGTCGGGCATGATTTTGGCTCGTgatttcctttttcattttcctaaagttagtgttttttttaattaaaaagtatattaaaagattatcacgtgtaatttttatttttttcaccagAGTTAAATTGTTTCTTCACGATCCTGAGTTCCACAGAGAAGTGTCTTCACTTTATATGTATTTGTCAATGtaatataaagaattttttaattaaaaatatatcaaaataattttatttttttaatattaatatattaaaactataaaaaaatattaatttattattttttaaaacaaataataatatgaaaaacattttagaaaataagctcagctataaaaacaaattaacactACCGAATTCATCCATGAAtttcattttatcattttaaaaattgaacaccaacgtcaaaataaaaattccaagTCTTAACTGCTAGAAAACTAACCTAATATTGAGGATGTCGTCACTTAAATTCTAACAACTTACAAGTAATTGCTGTCCTTActacatagatttttttatttcttgcatgtttgttatcgtttttgttttgatattttgtataaaaatctatttatatactgcgttaaaaaaatctattaaattaattttcattgaaaaaaaaatcaaaactcaattatcattaccgtgagaataaaatattattccatTCCGGGTTTTTATCAAAGGTCTATTTGTTTCATGGagaatagtttttaaaattttaatgtgtaattttttgttattataaaagtTGATGAacgaaaatatttttcagttagaaaaaatttaatttggttttttaaaaaatattttcctaaaaataaatttgaaacttGACTGTATCGGATGATTATATAATAAGAAATACATAACCCAACAGGGAACTAAAACAGTGGCTAGTAATTACAAAAAAGTGATATTAAATGTTGAATCTGCCGGCTAACCTTTCTTTAATATCATCGATCCACCTCAAGAGGAAAATGATGAACAGTGTCTAATGGTCCCAGCAAGATACAAGATGTTAGCTTGAATggtgcaaaaaacaaaatgcaattcCATTGATGCAAAGCAAGCTTCTGGCCCTCTCCGACACTCGGTTTCCATGGGACCAAATTGCTTCCATTAAGCTGTTCTATCACATGCACTTGATGACTTTATCTGGCCAAATTGCTCGGAAAAGTCTCCCGTCTGAGCTTTTCAAGAATGTGAGTCACGTTTCCTCCACTATTTTGGGATTGTGATTTCTTCCCATAATTTGGGGGGCACTGTGATTATGATTGGACCCTTCttgattaaattcaaataatatcttttttaatgaaatcttatattaatttaaaatcattttaaatgttaaaaattaaattttaaataggatttaatgttttaaaataccacaaaaataaatcaaaaacaaGCATCCCTAGTTTACTATACTGAAGAGAATAAAATAACGTTGAAACTAATCACTCTAAAATACCCATTTTCCTATGAAGGTGATGGAGtattatagaaaatataataaattttattttatttttttagtatttaaattcaacttatttactaaattaaattaaattaaaaaattgtttctaaATTCAATACCTTTGTCGAGAATTGATGGTTTAGATAGGGAGCTACAACTAAGCATGATGCAAACCACCCGTATGCATGCTTTATAAGTTTGTTTGTATGATTGTCGTCTTggtttaaagtatatttttatttaaaaatatattaaaataatatattttttatttttaaaaaatatttttgaaattaacacatcaaaactatctaaaaatatattaaaaaaatatttttttcagaaaaaattggattttttggATATGCAAGTTAGTCCGCGTTTCCAAACAAGATCTTAGGCATCATTTGAGCATCATgttctataaaattttaaattttattttattttagattgttttaatgttattttattttagattgttttaatatgttgatattaaaaataattttttaaaaaaatatattattttaacatatttttataaaaaaaatatttttaaaaacaaccagTATTATCCTTTCAAACATTACAGAAAGAACTAAGATAAGGATGAATGGTTAACTTCAGGACAAATTATGCTTGTAGTTTTCAGGGATTTGAGCAATTcaaatgattttgaatttaagaGTGGAGGGCCAAGGtagggtggtggtggtggtttacCAAACATGCACCCCTTGAAGTCATGAACAGTCACCAAACAACCTTCGGCCGAGTGTTTCAGACACACTGTTCATGATGAAGAGAGACACTGTCTGGGGTTTTTTTCCATGtacataacttaatttttaaatgatttgggATTTTCACAAGATATTGTAGAGAGCCTTTGACTAGGCTCTAATTAAGAAGCAATGTGGTTCGataataattctttttctttataatttcatataaaattttaactgaAGAATTAAACAAAACCTGGCTTTACTGAAGGAACTTGATGCTTATCTCTACAGGTGTGATCGACATGAATGGAATATATTCCAATTAATATTAatcacaaaatgaaaaaaaattaaaaagaaaaggtgaaagaAACGAAAAGGGTTTGTGAAATCATAGAGAAGGAATCAAATTCAATGGCTCTAAGCAAACCCTCTGCCCCCTTCCAAGCTCTAGCCGTGTCTTGTACGGTTGCCTCTCCTCTCCCCTTCTCTTACTACTTGTTGATCAGTAGTCAACTCTTAATTTCTTGTGTTCCCATTAACcagaaaatatgaaattaaataagcaaactaaaaatacaattatatatttCCAAGACgtaaatatcaaaaaaacattacatttcttttttaattaattttctctaaGCAAAAAACAGtactttttcattaattttgtccttgatcatcaaaatttacaatattGAACTGGCTAATTATAACTAATCCAGAAGACAAAGGagagtaaagaaaagaaacgaaTTATAGTTTTTACACGAttccataaataaatcaaacccTAAAGCACCAAACAtgatagtggtggtggtgatactGGGAATTCTCCTCTTCGATCATGCCCTGAACATTGCGAAACTCCTCAACATGACAAGGAATAGTGATGGGGCCTTGTTGATCAAATCCAAACTCTTCCTCAGCTTCTTTCAACAGGTGCTTGAAGGATGGATGATTTATATAAATCACAGGAATCACAAACCTTTGTTGCTCCTCACCTTGACCTACCATGACAGCAAGACACCCTTTTGGGATATCTTTCAACTCTTTCCT contains:
- the LOC133675561 gene encoding auxin-responsive protein SAUR32-like codes for the protein MGSGDKLHLNFHIHLPNHHHHHHGRKELKDIPKGCLAVMVGQGEEQQRFVIPVIYINHPSFKHLLKEAEEEFGFDQQGPITIPCHVEEFRNVQGMIEEENSQYHHHHYHVWCFRV